In a single window of the Papaver somniferum cultivar HN1 chromosome 8, ASM357369v1, whole genome shotgun sequence genome:
- the LOC113302489 gene encoding AP-4 complex subunit sigma-like translates to MGIRFILLVNKQGQTRLAQYFEYINLDQRRILEGEIVRKCLTRTDQQCSFVEHLNYKVVYRRYASLFFLIGVDDDENELAILEFIHLLVKTMDSHFGNVCELDIMFHLEKVHFMLEEMVMNGYIVETSKSNVLAPIQLMERTA, encoded by the exons ATGGGGATTAGATTTATACTATTGGTAAATAAACAAGGCCAAACTCGTCTTGCACAATATTTTGAATACATAAATCTTGATCAGAGAAGAATTCTTGAAGGTGAAATTGTCAGAAAATGTCTTACTCGTACTGATCAACAA TGCTCGTTCGTTGAGCATCTGAATTATAAAGTTGTGTATAGAAGATATGCATCACTCTTTTTCTtgattggtgttgatgatgatgag AACGAGCTAGCGATATTGGAATTTATACATTTGCTAGTGAAAACCATGGACAGTCATTTTGGGAATGTG TGCGAACTAGACATAATGTTCCATTTGGAAAAGGTGCATTTCATGCTGGAGGAAATGGTCATGAATGGGTATATTGTTGAGACGAGCAAGTCAAATGTTCTTGCTCCAAtacagcttatggagagaactgCATAA